From one Mesoplodon densirostris isolate mMesDen1 chromosome 19, mMesDen1 primary haplotype, whole genome shotgun sequence genomic stretch:
- the ZNF296 gene encoding zinc finger protein 296, with amino-acid sequence MSRRKAGCMPRRREPAPAANSDDEMEMPDLFIDVKLEPDPRPLQARRLGPFNAKEMPAPGRFEGEPRHSPGPVPAGGLFHALGLRNQWAPWTPLTQNLHDRQPWTDKHPDLLTCGRCLQTFPLEAITVFMDHKKLGCQLFRGPSPCQGSEREDLKALSCLRCGRQFTGAWKLLRHAQWDHGLSIYQTEPEAPEAPLLGLAEVAAAVSAVAGPEAEAKGPRLGPARRSPTCPVCKKTLSSFSNLKVHMRSHTGERPYACDQCPYACAQSSKLNRHKKTHRQQLRPQSPCVADASQEQASAAPPEPAAHAAAPASILPCSGGEGAGAAATAGVQEPGAPGGGAQAGPGVDGWGADTKEQRTDPEKNQKTSPKKTLKPAGKSRGPGPGGSCEFCGKHFTNSSNLTVHRRSHTGERPYACELCSYACAQSSKLNRHRRMHGLGPGGPRFKCPHCCVPFGLRATLDKHLRQKHPDVVGDA; translated from the exons ATGTCCCGCCGCAAGGCCGGCTGCATGCCTCGCCGAAGAGAGCCCGCTCCCGCCGCCAACTCAGACGACGAGATGGAGATGCCGGACCTCTTCATCGATGTGAAGCTCGAGCCGGACCCGCGGCCCCTACAGGCCCGGCGGCTAGGGCCCTTCAATGCGAAGGAAATGCCCGCGCCGGGGCGGTTCGAGGGCGAACCCCGCCACTCCCCCGGCCCCGTGCCCGCTGGCGGCCTCTTCCACGCCCTGGGCCTGCGCAACCAGTGGGCGCCGTGGACGCCGCTGACCCAGAACCTTCACG ACCGCCAGCCGTGGACCGACAAACACCCAGATCTGTTGACCTGCGGCCGCTGCCTGCAGACCTTCCCGTTGGAGGCCATCACTGTTTTCATGGACCACAAGAAGCTGGGCTGTCAGCTCTTCAgaggccccagcccctgccagggCTCAG AACGCGAGGACCTGAAGGCCTTGAGCTGCCTCCGCTGCGGCCGACAGTTCACGGGAGCCTGGAAACTGCTGCGCCACGCCCAGTGGGACCACGGACTGTCCATCTACCAGACGGAACCCGAGGCCCCAGAGGCCCCGCTGCTGGGCCTGGCCGAGGTGGCTGCCGCCGTGTCGGCAGTGGCGGGGCCAGAAGCCGAGGCCAAGGGCCCCCGGCTGGGTCCCGCCCGGCGGAGCCCCACCTGCCCCGTGTGCAAGAAGACCCTCAGCTCCTTCAGCAATCTGAAGGTGCACATGCGCTCACACACTGGCGAGCGGCCCTACGCCTGTGACCAGTGTCCCTATGCCTGCGCCCAGAGCAGCAAGCTCAACCGCCACAAGAAGACCCATCGGCAGCAGCTACGGCCCCAGAGCCCCTGCGTGGCCGATGCCAGTCAGGAGCAGGCCTCCGCCGCCCCTCCGGAGCCGGCCGCCCACGCCGCTGCCCCGGCCAGCATCCTCCCGTGCAGCGGCGGAGAGGGGGCCGGAGCAGCCGCCACGGCGGGGGTCCAGGAACCTGGGGCTCCTGGCGGTGGGGCCCAGGCGGGCCCCGGCGTGGACGGCTGGGGAGCTGACACCAAGGAGCAGAGAACTGACCCCGAGAAGAACCAGAAGACGTCACCCAAGAAGACGCTGAAGCCAGCGGGCAAGAGCCGGGGGCCCGGTCCCGGGGGCAGCTGCGAGTTCTGCGGGAAGCATTTCACCAACAGCAGCAACCTGACAGTGCACCGGCGCTCGCACACGGGTGAGCGCCCCTACGCCTGCGAGCTTTGCTCCTACGCCTGCGCCCAGAGCAGCAAACTCAACCGACACCGCCGCATGCATGGCCTGGGGCCTGGCGGGCCCCGCTTCAAGTGTCCCCACTGCTGCGTGCCCTTCGGCCTGCGGGCCACCCTGGACAAGCACCTGCGGCAGAAGCACCCCGACGTTGTTGGGGACGCCTAA
- the GEMIN7 gene encoding gem-associated protein 7, with the protein MQTPPTTPVPVLRLPRGPDGLSRGFAPDGRRAPLKPVVPEIPESQESQESQEQRARAALRERYLRSLLAMVGRQVSFTLHEGVHVTAHFGATDLDVANFYVSQLQTPIGVQAEALLRCSDIISYTFKP; encoded by the coding sequence ATGCAGACTCCACCGACCACTCCTGTGCCCGTGCTCCGGCTCCCCCGGGGCCCTGATGGCTTGAGCCGAGGCTTTGCCCCCGACGGACGCAGAGCTCCCCTGAAACCGGTGGTTCCTGAAATCCCAGAGTCTCAAGAATCTCAGGAATCCCAGGAACAGCGGGCCCGAGCCGCCCTTCGGGAGCGCTACCTCCGCAGCCTGCTGGCCATGGTGGGGCGCCAGGTGAGCTTCACGTTGCACGAGGGTGTGCATGTGACCGCCCACTTCGGAGCCACTGACCTGGACGTGGCCAACTTCTACGTGTCGCAGCTGCAGACTCCGATAGGCGTGCAGGCTGAGGCGCTGCTCCGGTGTAGTGACATTATCTCATACACCTTCAAACCGTAA